A genomic stretch from Nilaparvata lugens isolate BPH chromosome 8, ASM1435652v1, whole genome shotgun sequence includes:
- the LOC120352734 gene encoding uncharacterized protein LOC120352734, protein MSYPSWWGRRLCRVLVQVGGVLGPALVPPAHIAVLYHFWRKYARRVDKRYCSCSCWDTVFKGSYESGIASYKHVYFNATKNSAKIWILTVIFIIAFYEAICYLATLLINRRLRYSMLILFISAIFSHYYSWWIYVNYWNDDYYSQWNHQMVFTVTELVSTVLVLLLANKSHAFSHYKALAVSVVGLSHIIAGGWDQFVLNVVRGEGRSHQIVRDINLMLPDILHFLVPIYEMQRHCNRSVLSSLFCGATPNDLKREGLLVFLFVIFAFFICSLF, encoded by the exons ATGTCGTACCCTTCCTGGTGGGGTCGCCGCTTATGCCGCGTGCTGGTGCAAGTTGGGGGGGTTCTGGGCCCCGCCCTAGTGCCCCCCGCGCATATAGCAGTACTCTACCACTTCTGGCGCAAGTATGCGCGCCGAGTCGACAAGCGCTACTGTTCTTGCTCCTGTTGGGACACTGTCTTCAAAG gaTCGTATGAGAGTGGCATAGCATCCTACAAGCATGTATATTTCAACGCTACAAAAAACTCAGCCAAAATATGGATTCTTACAGTTATTTTCATAATAGCATTTTACGAGGCGATTTGCTATCTGGCAACACTTCTCATAAACAGACGCCTGCGTTATTCAATGCTCATTCTTTTcatatccgccattttctcaCATTATTATTCATG GTGGATCTACGTGAACTACTGGAACGACGACTACTATTCGCAATGGAACCACCAAATGGTGTTCACGGTGACCGAACTGGTGTCCACAGTGTTGGTGCTCCTACTGGCCAACAAGAGCCACGCATTCAGCCATTACAAGGCGCTGGCCGTGAGTGTGGTCGGTTTGAGTCACATCATTGCTGGAGGCTGGGACCAGTTCGTCTTGAATGTGGTGCGCGGAGAGGGCAGATCTCATCAG ATAGTCAGAGACATAAACTTGATGCTTCCCGATATTCTTCATTTCCTGGTGCCAATTTACGAAATGCAACGTCACTGCAATCGGTCTGTCCTCTCCAGTTTATTCTGTGGAGCAACACCCAACGATCTCAAAAGGGAGGGCTTGCTAGTGTTCCTCTTTGTTATCTTCGCATTTTTTATCTGTTCACTTTTTTGA
- the LOC111047196 gene encoding gastrula zinc finger protein XlCGF17.1: MESIVKSEPRESEEWLEDRASVKEEIDIEYGMPWLGKQEFPDEEQESSSSAVRGSDSSAEEDEEGSNERLGEEEVKQEKVLCKTTLKKTHLCTFCTKRFSQSCHLTVHMRTHTKEKPFQCTVCTKMFSQSCHLTIHMRTHTKEKPFQCTVCSKRFSTSCDLTRHMRTHTKEKPFQCTVCTKRFSTSGELTVHMRTHTKEKPFQCTVCTKRFSTSGELTVHMRTHTKEKPFQCTVCTKRFSLSGNLTIHMRTHTKEKPFQCTVCAKMFSQSTSLTQHMHTHTV, encoded by the exons atgGAATCTATT GTGAAGTCCGAGCCAAGGGAATCGGAAGAATGGCTAGAAGACAGGGCATCTGTTAAAGAAGAAATCGACATAGAATATGGCATGCCCTGGCTTGGCAAGCAGGAGTTTCCGGATGAGGAACAG GAGTCGTCATCATCAGCTGTTCGTGGGAGTGACTCCTCTGCTGAAGAGGACGAAGAAGGTAGCAATGaaagattgggagaagaagaagtcaaACAAGAGAAGGTGTTATGCAAAACTACTCTCAAAAAAACCCATCTGTGTACATTCTGTACAAAACGTTTTTCTCAATCTTGTCATTTAACTGTTCATATGCGTACTCACACAAAAGAGAAGCCTTTCCAGTGTACAGTGTGTACTAAAATGTTCTCTCAATCTTGTCATTTAACCATTCATATGCGTACTCACACAAAAGAGAAGCCCTTCCAGTGTACAGTGTGTAGTAAAAGGTTCTCCACCTCTTGTGATTTAACACGGCATATGCGTACTCATACAAAAGAGAAGCCTTTCCAGTGTACAGTGTGTACTAAAAGGTTCTCCACTTCTGGTGAATTGACTGTTCATATGCGTACTCACACAAAAGAGAAACCTTTCCAGTGTACAGTGTGTACTAAAAGGTTCTCCACTTCTGGTGAATTGACTGTTCATATGCGTACTCACACAAAAGAGAAACCTTTCCAGTGTACAGTGTGTACTAAAAGGTTCTCCTTGTCAGGTAATTTAACCATTCATATGCGTACTCACACTAAAGAGAAGCCTTTCCAGTGTACAGTGTGTGCAAAAATGTTCTCTCAGTCAACAAGTTTGACTCAGCATATGCATACCCACACAGTTTAA